Below is a window of Clostridiales bacterium DNA.
CCCGCGAAGGGGGATCCGTCGGGGTTGTGCACGTCGCAGATCATCCGGGCCACTTTGCCCTGCTGCGGCCGCCACGGCAGGATCGCGAAGGTGTCCAGGTCCGGATAGAGGTACTGGTCGCTTTCATTGATCCGCACGAAGCCTTCGATGGAACTGCCGTCAATCATGATCTGGTTGTTCACAGCCTTCTCAATCTGGCTGGCGGTGATCGCCACGTTCTTCAGCTGGCCGAAAATATCGGTGAACTGCATCCGGATGAACTCCACGTCATCCTCCCGCACCATGCGGATGATATCTTCCTTGCTGTACTTGCTCATATCCGGGGCCTCCTTTACGAAATAAAAAGCGGCAGGGGTGTGTTCACCGCAGCACCCTTGCCTTGATGGGCGAATATTATCACCGGATCCCGGCCGTGTCAATAGTCCCGATTGTATTCCCGCTGTTTTCTTCCGCCGGGCGATCCGAAAGTCCGGATTGTATTTCCCCTGTATCCCCGGTTGACAAGCCGGAAAACCGGTGCTAAAATCCGTCCCAATTTAATACATCAAAGCGTTGCGGAAGAAAAGTACCCGGAACCCGCGGCATCCCAGAGAGCGGCGCGCATGGTGAGAGCGCTGTATGGGCGGTCCGGCGAAGAACCCTTCCAAGCCCAAACTGAACGTAACCGGAAACGGTTATCAGTAGGAGCGGCGTGACTGGCGGCACGTTATCCCCGCCGGGGCTTGTCAGAGCCCTGCAAGAGAAGCAAATCAGGTGGCACCACGGAGAGGCGGCCTTCGTCCTGAAATATATCAGAACGATAGCCGACCCTGTCAGGAGGTGCTTTTTCTATGTGTTCCATCTTTGGCGTAACCGGTAAAAAATTCCCGGCGGACCTGCTTCAGACATGCTTCAACCGCACGATCTCCCGCGGCCCGGACATGAGCCGCTTCGAGCCCTACGGCCCGGAGGACGATCCCCGTGGTTACCTGGGCTTCCACCGCCTGGCCATCATGGGCCTGAACGAGCGCGGCATGCAACCCTTCCGCCTCGGCGATGACATGGTGGTCTGCAACGGAGAGCTCTACGGCTTCCGTCCCCTGCGCGAACGGCTCATGGAAACGTACCCGATCCGGGGCGAGTCCGACTGCGAGATCCTCCTTCCCCTTTATCATGAATACGGGGTGGAGATGTTCAAAACCCTGGATGCGGAATTCGCGCTCATCCTGTATGACAGCCAGAAGGACCAGCTGATCGCCGCCCGCGACCCCATCGGCATCCGGCCCCTGTACTACGGGCGCTTTGCCGGCGGCGAGTGGGCCTTTGCCAGCGAGCCGAAAAACCTCGTCGGCCTGTGCGATGAGATCCTGCCCTTCCCGCCCGGACACTACTGGATGGGTGGGGAATTCATCCGTTACGCGGATCCCGCGTATGTCGGATACTTCACCATGAAAACCGAAGAGGAGGTCTGTCCGAAGCTGCGCCGCCTGCTGATCGACGGGGTGGAAAAGCGGCTGGACGCGGATGCGCCCGTCGGTTTCCTGCTCTCCGGCGGCCTGGATTCCTCCCTGGTCTGCGCCATCGCCCGGAAAACGCTCGGCAAGCCGATCCGCACCTTCGCCATCGGCATGGATGTGGACGCCATCGACCTGAAGTACGCCCGCATGGTGGCCGATTACATCGGCAGCGACCATACGGAGGTCATTATTTCGGAAAAGGACGTGCTGGAAGCCCTGCCCACCGTGGTGGAGCTGCTCGGCACCTGGGATATCACCACCATCCGCGCGTCCATCGGCATGTACCTGGTCTGCAAATGGATCCATGAGAACACCGATGTCCGCGTGCTGCTCACCGGCGAGATTTCCGATGAGCTCTTCGGCTACA
It encodes the following:
- the asnB gene encoding asparagine synthase B, which encodes MCSIFGVTGKKFPADLLQTCFNRTISRGPDMSRFEPYGPEDDPRGYLGFHRLAIMGLNERGMQPFRLGDDMVVCNGELYGFRPLRERLMETYPIRGESDCEILLPLYHEYGVEMFKTLDAEFALILYDSQKDQLIAARDPIGIRPLYYGRFAGGEWAFASEPKNLVGLCDEILPFPPGHYWMGGEFIRYADPAYVGYFTMKTEEEVCPKLRRLLIDGVEKRLDADAPVGFLLSGGLDSSLVCAIARKTLGKPIRTFAIGMDVDAIDLKYARMVADYIGSDHTEVIISEKDVLEALPTVVELLGTWDITTIRASIGMYLVCKWIHENTDVRVLLTGEISDELFGYKYTDFAPSAAAFQEEAEKRIRELHVYDVLRADRCISYNSLEARVPFGDLKFVRYAMSIDPELKMNRHDMGKYLIRKAFADDHILPDAILWRQKAAFSDAVGHSMVDDLKAHAEQKYTDEEFRRKAAQYDYCPPFTKESLLYRELFEKFYPGQARMIPDYWMPNKTWPGCNVDDPSARVLSNYGASAV